From the Lathyrus oleraceus cultivar Zhongwan6 chromosome 4, CAAS_Psat_ZW6_1.0, whole genome shotgun sequence genome, one window contains:
- the LOC127074799 gene encoding thioredoxin reductase NTRB, translating into MGIFATKFFTRARNFISVGLVSTATLAATSSSAATSTSSSDDSDSSYYSFSDQTNGRKLLKTKLCIIGSGPAAHTAAIYAARAELKPILFEGWMANDTAPGGQLTTTTDVENFPGFPDGILGAELMDSCRKQSKRLGAEIITETVTKVDFSKRPLKVVTDSTTVEAESVVIATGAVAKKLVFEGSGDSPDGFWNRGISACAVCDGAAPIFRNKPLVVVGGGDTAMEEATFLSKFGSKVYIIHRRDEFRASKMMQSRVMKNPKVEVLWNSVVVGAYGDEKGRVLGGVKVKNLVNGDMFDLKVSGLFFAIGHEPATKFLDGQVELDSDGYIVTKPGTTMTSVDGVFAAGDVQDKKYRQAITAAGTGCMAALDAEHYLEQIGLKEGKSD; encoded by the exons ATGGGAATTTTCGCAACCAAGTTCTTTACAAGAGCCCGCAACTTCATAAGCGTAGGACTCGTTTCTACCGCAACCCTCGCCGCCACCTCTTCCTCCGCCGCCACCTCCACCTCTTCTTCCGACGACTCTGACTCTTCCTACTATTCTTTTTCGGACCAAACAAACGGCCGCAAGTTACTGAAAACTAAGCTATGCATAATCGGAAGCGGCCCAGCGGCTCACACAGCTGCCATTTATGCTGCTCGAGCCGAGCTCAAGCCGATCCTCTTCGAAGGGTGGATGGCTAACGACACTGCTCCAGGCGGTCAGCTCACTACCACAACTGACGTCGAGAATTTCCCGGGATTTCCGGATGGTATCCTCGGTGCCGAACTCATGGACAGCTGCCGCAAACAATCGAAGCGATTAGGCGCTGAAATCATCACCGAAACGGTTACAAAGGTAGATTTCTCTAAAAGGCCGTTAAAAGTTGTAACTGATTCCACCACCGTGGAGGCAGAATCCGTAGTAATTGCCACTGGAGCAGTTGCGAAAAAATTAGTTTTTGAAGGCTCCGGTGACAGTCCTGACGGATTCTGGAACCGTGGAATATCGGCCTGTGCGGTCTGTGACGGCGCAGCTCCGATATTCCGAAACAAACCTTTAGTGGTTGTCGGCGGCGGGGATACCGCTATGGAGGAAGCTACATTCCTCAGCAAATTCGGTTCGAAAGTGTACATAATTCATAGGAGGGATGAATTTAGGGCTAGTAAAATGATGCAGAGTAGGGTGATGAAGAATCCAAAGGTTGAGGTGTTGTGGAATTCAGTGGTTGTTGGAGCTTATGGAGATGAAAAGGGGAGGGTTCTTGGGGGAGTCAAGGTGAAGAATTTGGTGAATGGTGATATGTTTGATTTGAAGGTTTCTGGTTTGTTCTTTGCAATTGGGCACGAACCCGCCACTAAGTTTTTGGATGGTCAAGTTGAATTGGATTCTGATGGTTACATTGTGACAAAGCCGGGTACTACAATGACTAGTGTTGATGGAGTTTTTGCTGCTGGTGATGTTCAGGATAAGAAGTATAGACAAGCTATTACCGCAGCTGGAACTG GGTGTATGGCAGCATTGGATGCAGAACATTACTTGGAACAGATTGGTTTGAAGGAGGGTAAGAGCGATTGA